One genomic window of [Clostridium] scindens ATCC 35704 includes the following:
- a CDS encoding DUF7768 domain-containing protein translates to MIYICSPYKAKDEETLQRNIEYARELTREALLRGESPVTVHLYMTQCLNETEQQERELGLAAGREIIPRCDAVMVGVRHGISAGMKAEIDFARRCGVPVQYIQE, encoded by the coding sequence ATGATATACATTTGTTCACCGTATAAAGCGAAAGACGAGGAGACCTTACAACGCAATATTGAGTATGCGAGAGAACTGACAAGAGAGGCACTGCTGCGGGGCGAAAGTCCTGTGACAGTTCATCTATACATGACACAGTGTCTCAACGAGACAGAACAGCAGGAACGAGAACTAGGTCTTGCAGCAGGGAGAGAAATAATTCCGAGATGCGATGCAGTGATGGTCGGTGTGAGACATGGGATTTCAGCAGGAATGAAAGCCGAGATTGATTTTGCGAGGAGGTGCGGAGTACCGGTTCAATACATTCAAGAGTGA
- a CDS encoding MT-A70 family methyltransferase, giving the protein MEINIFNTNKKYDVIYADPPWRYNDRKCNGACEHHYDTMTLEEIKKLPIKELCEKDCVLFLWTTYPMLKEALEVMEAWGFKYKSIAFQWIKLNRSGNGKFFGLGRWTRGNTEPCLLAVKGKPSRKSNSVSQLIEYPLGKHSAKPPITRDKIKELMGEECKCLELFARNNIEGWDCWGNEVGKMDEVI; this is encoded by the coding sequence ATGGAAATCAATATTTTTAACACAAACAAAAAGTATGACGTAATTTATGCAGATCCCCCATGGCGGTATAACGATAGGAAATGTAATGGAGCATGTGAACACCATTATGACACCATGACACTGGAAGAAATCAAGAAGTTACCAATCAAAGAGTTATGCGAAAAAGATTGTGTTTTGTTCTTGTGGACTACATATCCAATGTTGAAAGAGGCATTAGAAGTGATGGAGGCATGGGGATTCAAGTATAAAAGTATTGCATTTCAGTGGATAAAATTGAACCGTAGCGGAAACGGAAAATTTTTCGGGTTAGGAAGATGGACACGAGGAAATACAGAGCCGTGTCTACTTGCAGTAAAAGGAAAACCGAGCAGAAAAAGCAACTCTGTGTCACAGTTGATTGAGTACCCATTGGGAAAACATTCAGCAAAACCGCCAATTACAAGAGACAAAATAAAAGAATTGATGGGAGAGGAGTGCAAATGTCTTGAATTATTCGCAAGAAATAATATTGAGGGTTGGGATTGTTGGGGAAATGAAGTTGGAAAGATGGATGAGGTGATTTGA